Proteins from one Nakamurella multipartita DSM 44233 genomic window:
- a CDS encoding aminotransferase class I/II-fold pyridoxal phosphate-dependent enzyme has product MTTLPPFRLESYFARWEFTAKYHLTASDAQTTTIGELLAMGTDDDRAAFTELPLGYVPTWGSDALRTAVADTYQQCGPEDILLFAGAEEALFWLLQLVAEPRQHAIVTVPNYQALETIPVAAGLQVTGVPLDPDDHWRLDLDAVRAALRPTTRVIAVNFPNNPTGAVPDQQTWSELVQLCEERGIRLICDEVYRGLELDPARTLRQAADASPTAVSVNVMSKSYGLPGLRVGWIACRDHALLERLERHKHYTSICNAGPSEFLATLALRRGPEIQARNRQIIADNIPVLDEFFAGYPDLFDWAPPQGGAVAFPRYRGADGVEAFCRRLVETEGVLLLPASVYTSDLAPVPADRFRIGVGRRDPGAALVALRRYLDGR; this is encoded by the coding sequence ATGACCACGTTGCCGCCGTTCCGCCTGGAGTCCTACTTCGCCCGGTGGGAATTCACCGCCAAGTACCACCTGACGGCCTCCGACGCGCAGACCACGACCATCGGCGAGCTGCTGGCCATGGGCACCGACGACGACCGCGCCGCCTTCACCGAGCTGCCGCTGGGCTACGTGCCGACATGGGGATCCGACGCGCTGCGCACCGCGGTCGCGGACACCTATCAGCAGTGCGGGCCGGAGGACATCCTGCTGTTCGCCGGCGCCGAGGAGGCCCTGTTCTGGCTGCTGCAGCTGGTCGCCGAACCCCGCCAGCACGCGATCGTCACCGTCCCGAACTATCAAGCGCTGGAGACGATCCCGGTCGCCGCCGGGCTCCAGGTCACCGGGGTACCGCTCGACCCGGACGACCACTGGCGGCTCGACCTGGATGCCGTCCGGGCCGCCCTGCGCCCGACCACCCGGGTGATCGCGGTCAACTTCCCCAACAATCCGACCGGCGCGGTGCCGGACCAGCAGACGTGGTCGGAACTGGTCCAGCTGTGCGAGGAACGCGGGATCCGGCTGATCTGCGACGAGGTCTACCGCGGGCTGGAACTCGACCCGGCCCGTACCCTGCGCCAGGCCGCCGACGCATCCCCCACGGCCGTCTCGGTGAATGTGATGAGCAAGTCCTACGGGCTGCCGGGGCTGCGGGTCGGCTGGATCGCCTGCCGCGACCACGCCCTGCTGGAACGGCTGGAGCGGCACAAGCACTACACCTCGATCTGCAACGCCGGGCCCAGTGAGTTCCTGGCCACCCTCGCGCTGCGCCGCGGCCCGGAGATCCAGGCCCGCAACCGGCAGATCATCGCCGACAACATCCCGGTGCTGGACGAGTTCTTCGCCGGCTACCCCGATCTGTTCGACTGGGCCCCGCCGCAGGGCGGGGCGGTGGCGTTCCCGCGCTACCGCGGGGCGGACGGCGTCGAGGCGTTCTGCCGGCGGCTGGTGGAAACCGAAGGGGTGCTCCTGCTTCCGGCCAGCGTGTACACCTCCGATCTGGCGCCGGTGCCGGCCGACCGGTTCCGGATCGGCGTCGGACGCCGCGATCCCGGCGCGGCTCTGGTCGCGCTGCGCCGGTACCTGGATGGACGCTGA
- a CDS encoding helix-turn-helix transcriptional regulator, with translation MDDQWWAPQAPVVAAVVALFHPHVEVVAHDIRRDRVVAVWNPLSGRKIGDPSLLEPELLQAQRSDAVIGPYPKVDEHGGRWTSVSVPLGQGQGLLCINFDRSAVDGAAELLTRFAAAVQPRPDALFERDWPHEVNVLVDDWCRAAQVPRSRLSRPQRLELVAHLDGKGVFAVRHAAGHVATSLGVSRATVYDLLKTVRTREESR, from the coding sequence ATGGATGACCAGTGGTGGGCCCCGCAAGCGCCGGTGGTGGCGGCGGTGGTGGCGTTGTTCCACCCGCACGTCGAGGTGGTCGCGCACGATATACGCCGCGACCGGGTGGTGGCGGTGTGGAACCCGTTGTCCGGTCGCAAGATCGGTGACCCGTCACTGCTGGAACCCGAGCTGCTGCAGGCGCAGCGGTCCGATGCGGTGATCGGCCCGTATCCGAAGGTCGACGAGCACGGGGGCCGGTGGACGTCGGTGAGCGTGCCGTTGGGCCAGGGGCAAGGACTGCTGTGCATCAACTTCGACCGCTCGGCGGTGGACGGCGCGGCCGAGCTCCTCACCCGGTTCGCCGCCGCGGTGCAGCCCCGTCCGGACGCCCTGTTCGAACGGGACTGGCCGCACGAGGTCAACGTCCTGGTCGACGACTGGTGCCGCGCCGCCCAGGTGCCGCGGTCCCGGCTCAGCCGTCCGCAGCGGCTGGAGCTGGTCGCGCACCTGGACGGCAAGGGCGTCTTCGCGGTCCGGCACGCGGCCGGCCATGTCGCCACCTCCCTCGGCGTGTCCCGGGCCACCGTCTACGACCTGCTGAAAACCGTTCGTACACGAGAGGAATCCCGATGA
- a CDS encoding sensor histidine kinase: protein MRPPANRISLTAAVGGAVGIVLGVASLLEASTDPAGVGLDAQTVTTALAIALGCGIAPFLPVLGLAVGLAPMVLAVLVFPATPGPAGSLLIALILLVGYASFRLPPRPGLAAYVAASLVSGTCVAVQSGSVWEAVFFPLILGAGYGFGVLLRRERFRSAELARLADELRAEREARTRDAVLAERARISRELHDAVAHTVSVMTLQAGVVRRRMPDGSPEQEMLRSVEGLGRRSVDELRQVVGLLRTGPSGFESADEVGRQPSLRNLPDLTADVRAAGLPVRLDVRGEAVELPDAVDRSAYRIVQEALSNTSRHAGPGTTATVRIDYGPDRVVIEVLDDGRPGVVEPASGGGYGLVGMRERVSLIGGSLTAGPLAQGGFSVRADLPVTAGATGGSTAVRR, encoded by the coding sequence ATGCGTCCACCTGCGAACCGGATCAGCCTGACGGCCGCGGTCGGCGGTGCGGTCGGCATCGTCCTCGGGGTGGCGTCGCTGCTGGAGGCCTCGACCGATCCGGCCGGCGTGGGGCTGGATGCCCAGACGGTGACCACGGCCCTGGCCATCGCACTCGGCTGCGGGATCGCGCCGTTCCTGCCGGTGCTCGGGTTGGCGGTCGGACTGGCCCCGATGGTGTTGGCCGTGCTGGTATTCCCGGCCACCCCCGGCCCGGCCGGGTCGCTGCTGATTGCGCTCATCCTGCTCGTCGGCTATGCCAGCTTCCGGCTGCCGCCGCGCCCCGGGCTCGCGGCGTACGTCGCGGCCTCCCTGGTCAGCGGCACCTGCGTGGCCGTCCAGTCCGGCAGCGTGTGGGAGGCGGTGTTCTTCCCGCTCATCCTGGGCGCCGGCTACGGGTTCGGAGTGTTGTTGCGGCGGGAGCGGTTTCGCTCGGCCGAGCTGGCCCGGTTGGCCGATGAGCTGCGCGCCGAACGGGAGGCCCGGACCCGGGATGCGGTGCTGGCCGAGCGGGCCCGGATCTCCCGCGAGCTGCACGACGCGGTTGCGCACACCGTCAGCGTGATGACGCTGCAGGCGGGGGTGGTGCGCCGGCGGATGCCGGACGGCTCGCCCGAGCAGGAGATGCTGCGGTCCGTCGAGGGGTTGGGCCGGCGGTCGGTGGACGAGCTGCGTCAGGTGGTCGGGTTGCTGCGCACCGGCCCGTCCGGTTTCGAATCGGCCGACGAGGTGGGCCGGCAGCCGTCGCTGAGGAACCTGCCGGACCTGACCGCCGACGTCCGGGCGGCCGGCCTGCCGGTTCGGCTGGACGTGCGGGGGGAGGCCGTCGAGCTGCCGGACGCCGTCGACCGGTCCGCCTACCGGATCGTGCAGGAGGCGCTGTCCAACACCAGCCGGCACGCCGGGCCGGGGACCACCGCGACCGTCCGGATCGATTACGGGCCCGACCGGGTCGTCATCGAGGTGCTCGACGACGGCCGTCCCGGCGTCGTCGAGCCGGCGTCGGGCGGGGGGTACGGGCTGGTGGGGATGCGGGAACGGGTCTCGCTCATCGGCGGGTCCCTGACGGCGGGACCGCTTGCCCAGGGTGGGTTCTCGGTCCGCGCGGACCTGCCGGTGACGGCCGGGGCGACCGGTGGTTCCACGGCGGTCCGGCGATGA
- a CDS encoding response regulator transcription factor, which translates to MTTSADALRVVLADDEALVRAGLRMLIDGEPDMQVVGEAGDTAAVVAVVGRTRPDVVLMDVRMPGGGGIEATRRLAAQSPQVRVIVLTTFDEDAAIDGALRLGAAGFLLKTSPPEMLLDAIRRVAAGGGQLDPMVVPRVIAGYAAAPRMGERAPELDRLTPRETEVLQLVARGHNNAEIAALLHLGETTVKTHLGRVLDKLGLRDRNKAIAFAYDSGLVTPDAGGPPRRR; encoded by the coding sequence ATGACCACATCCGCCGACGCGCTGCGGGTGGTGCTCGCCGACGACGAGGCGCTGGTCCGGGCCGGCCTGCGGATGCTGATCGACGGTGAGCCGGACATGCAGGTGGTCGGGGAGGCCGGTGACACCGCCGCCGTGGTCGCGGTGGTCGGGCGCACCCGCCCGGACGTGGTGCTGATGGACGTGCGGATGCCGGGCGGCGGCGGCATCGAGGCCACCCGGCGGTTGGCGGCGCAGAGCCCGCAGGTGCGGGTGATCGTGCTGACCACGTTCGACGAGGACGCTGCCATCGACGGGGCGTTGCGGCTCGGGGCGGCGGGGTTCCTGCTGAAGACCTCACCGCCGGAAATGCTGCTCGACGCGATCCGCCGGGTCGCCGCCGGGGGCGGGCAACTGGACCCGATGGTGGTGCCGCGGGTCATCGCCGGGTACGCCGCCGCACCCCGGATGGGGGAGCGGGCCCCCGAGCTGGACCGGTTGACCCCCCGGGAAACCGAAGTGCTGCAACTGGTTGCCCGGGGACACAACAACGCCGAGATCGCGGCACTGTTGCACTTGGGCGAGACCACGGTGAAAACCCACCTCGGACGGGTGCTCGACAAGCTGGGTTTGCGAGACCGCAACAAGGCCATCGCCTTTGCCTACGACAGCGGGCTGGTCACACCGGATGCCGGCGGCCCGCCCCGGCGACGATGA
- a CDS encoding putative glycolipid-binding domain-containing protein — MSADQGPARFFAWSSDDGRRLETVRVVITERGLRASGYLVRVGRNSFGASYSVLCDAAGRTRRVTLHSDSAITERGLSLTRTPGGPWLDGAGKSPPMPDLDLALDVDFVASVFSNSMAIRRLGLHQRLGQESVVVAEVNFPDLTVEPVVHHYRTIELTEHGARLRHQGPNGHHELSVDSEGFVLDVAHLSYRLR; from the coding sequence GTGAGCGCCGATCAGGGCCCCGCCAGGTTCTTTGCCTGGTCCTCCGACGATGGTCGGCGCCTGGAAACGGTCCGGGTGGTGATCACCGAACGGGGTCTGCGCGCCTCCGGTTACCTGGTCCGGGTGGGCCGCAACAGCTTCGGGGCCTCGTACTCCGTGCTGTGCGACGCCGCCGGCCGAACCCGCCGGGTGACCCTGCACAGCGATTCGGCGATCACCGAACGTGGCCTGTCGCTGACCCGGACCCCGGGCGGCCCGTGGCTGGACGGCGCCGGCAAATCACCGCCGATGCCCGACCTGGATCTGGCCCTGGACGTCGATTTCGTCGCCAGCGTGTTCAGCAACTCCATGGCCATCCGCCGGTTGGGCCTGCACCAGCGCCTCGGGCAGGAGTCCGTGGTAGTCGCCGAGGTCAACTTCCCGGACCTGACGGTCGAGCCCGTGGTGCACCACTACCGGACGATCGAGTTGACCGAGCACGGTGCCCGGCTGCGGCATCAAGGGCCCAACGGGCACCACGAACTGTCCGTGGACAGCGAGGGTTTCGTGCTCGACGTCGCGCACCTGTCCTACCGGCTGCGCTGA
- a CDS encoding ABC-F family ATP-binding cassette domain-containing protein has protein sequence MGHLEFSAVSLALPDGRPLLSDVSFRVSAGDVTALVGPNGTGKTTLLRVAAGSVVPDEGAAVCSGSLAYMPQFVGSVRDSSTVRDLLLAVSPEPVRRAAAAIDAAELEMMTDESEPVALAYAQALADWADVDGYGHENAFDKATVAALGIHYDRAKYRSVTSLSGGEQKRLVLELLLGGSADVLLLDEPDNYLDVPGKQWLEQRLAASAKAVLLVSHDRELLATAASRIVTLEPGAAGATAWVHGGSFATYHQAREDRNSRLEELRRRWDEEHAKLKALVLMYKTKAAFNDGLASRYQAAQTRLAKFEQAGPPLAVPHQQRVSMRLGGGRTAKRALVCRRLELTGLMQPFDLEVHFGDRVAVLGANGSGKSHFLRLLAAGGSDPDVEHQPVSDEPIEPVPHTGSVVLGSRVRPGYFRQTHGHAEWQGRTLLDILHRGDEHRAGMGREQAARVLDRYGLARSSEQLFPTLSGGQQARLQILLLELSGATLLLLDEPTDNLDLHSAEALEQALDAFDGTVVAVTHDRAFARTFDAYLIFDADGTVRLSDEPDWAIARVRRAR, from the coding sequence ATGGGCCACCTGGAGTTCAGTGCTGTGTCGCTTGCCCTGCCCGACGGGCGGCCCCTGCTCTCCGACGTCTCCTTCCGGGTGTCCGCGGGGGACGTGACGGCGTTGGTCGGGCCGAACGGCACCGGCAAGACCACCCTGCTGCGGGTGGCTGCCGGTTCGGTCGTGCCGGACGAGGGCGCCGCGGTGTGTTCCGGGTCGCTGGCCTACATGCCCCAGTTCGTCGGCTCGGTGCGGGACTCGTCCACGGTGCGGGATCTGTTGCTGGCCGTCTCCCCGGAACCGGTCCGCCGGGCCGCGGCGGCCATCGACGCGGCCGAACTGGAGATGATGACCGACGAGAGCGAGCCGGTCGCCCTGGCCTACGCGCAGGCGCTGGCCGACTGGGCCGACGTGGACGGGTACGGGCACGAGAACGCGTTCGACAAGGCCACCGTCGCGGCACTCGGCATCCATTACGACCGGGCCAAGTACCGGTCGGTGACCAGCCTGTCCGGCGGTGAGCAGAAGCGGTTGGTGCTCGAACTGCTTCTCGGCGGATCGGCCGACGTGCTGCTGCTGGACGAGCCGGACAACTACCTGGACGTGCCGGGCAAGCAGTGGCTCGAGCAGCGGCTGGCCGCCAGCGCCAAGGCGGTGCTGCTGGTCTCGCACGACCGCGAGTTGCTGGCCACCGCGGCGAGCCGCATCGTCACCCTCGAACCCGGCGCGGCCGGGGCCACCGCCTGGGTGCACGGCGGGTCGTTCGCCACCTATCACCAGGCCCGGGAGGACCGGAACTCGCGGCTGGAGGAGCTGCGCCGGCGCTGGGACGAGGAGCACGCCAAGCTCAAGGCGCTGGTGCTGATGTACAAGACCAAGGCCGCCTTCAACGACGGTCTGGCCTCCCGCTACCAGGCCGCGCAGACCCGGTTGGCCAAGTTCGAGCAGGCCGGGCCGCCGCTGGCCGTGCCGCACCAGCAGCGGGTGTCGATGCGGCTCGGCGGCGGCCGGACGGCCAAACGGGCCCTGGTCTGCCGGCGCCTCGAGCTGACCGGGCTGATGCAGCCCTTCGACCTCGAGGTGCACTTCGGTGACCGGGTCGCGGTGCTGGGCGCCAACGGATCCGGCAAGTCACATTTCCTGCGGCTGCTGGCGGCCGGGGGCTCCGATCCGGACGTCGAGCACCAGCCGGTGTCGGACGAGCCGATCGAACCGGTGCCGCACACCGGATCGGTGGTGCTGGGCTCCCGGGTGCGACCCGGCTACTTCCGGCAGACCCACGGGCACGCCGAATGGCAGGGCCGCACGCTGCTGGACATCCTGCACCGCGGCGACGAGCACCGGGCCGGCATGGGCCGCGAGCAGGCGGCTCGGGTGCTGGACCGGTACGGGCTGGCCCGCTCGTCCGAGCAGCTGTTCCCGACGCTGTCCGGCGGGCAGCAGGCGCGGTTGCAGATCCTGCTGCTGGAGCTGTCCGGCGCCACGTTGCTGTTGCTGGACGAGCCCACCGACAACCTCGACCTGCACTCGGCCGAGGCTCTGGAGCAGGCGCTGGACGCGTTCGACGGCACCGTCGTCGCCGTCACCCACGACCGGGCGTTCGCGCGCACCTTCGACGCTTACCTGATCTTCGACGCCGACGGCACCGTCCGCCTCAGCGACGAACCGGACTGGGCGATCGCCCGAGTCCGCCGCGCCCGCTGA
- a CDS encoding LLM class flavin-dependent oxidoreductase produces the protein MIDLPRPALVVLVGPSGAGKTTWARTHFAANEVVSADALRATVGSGEGDLDASVDAFAVLDTVVAARLRRGLTTVIDTLGLDGDRRRTAVALGRRAGLPCVAVVFTTALEVCRTRNRARDRPVPAPALRSQHRRTAEIELGDDGFDRILRVDTAGEPVRAGVAAAGPAPPPRPGLRFGLQVSAFGWGADPRGWLRDVAVAAERAGFAALSVMDHLLQIPQVGRAWDPIPEAYVTLGYLAGVTERIELGPLVTPVTFRSAPLLAKMLATLDTVAPGRVFCGLGAGWYAREHAAYGLPGSAFEAIDLPSPRARLDALEETIGVLRAFWGAGTKPYGPFPETTCYPRPGPIPILVGGGGERHTLRIAATLADGCNLPSTVDLDRKLAVFRAHAVAAGRDPAGLRITVLDVPIVGADPDAVARLVERHRGRSKATAYAAAHHAGTPDAHVARYTRLAEAGVDTVFVSLPDLSGPAEIEQFAPVISAFG, from the coding sequence ATGATCGACCTGCCGCGGCCAGCCCTGGTCGTGCTCGTCGGCCCGTCCGGAGCGGGCAAGACCACCTGGGCGCGAACGCATTTCGCCGCGAACGAGGTCGTCTCCGCGGACGCCCTCCGGGCGACGGTGGGCAGCGGGGAAGGCGATCTGGATGCGTCGGTGGACGCGTTCGCCGTGCTGGACACCGTCGTCGCGGCCCGGCTGCGACGCGGCCTGACCACGGTGATCGACACCCTCGGCCTGGACGGCGACCGGCGCCGGACCGCCGTCGCCCTCGGCCGCCGGGCCGGGCTGCCCTGCGTCGCGGTCGTGTTCACCACCGCGCTGGAGGTGTGCCGCACCCGGAACCGGGCTCGCGACCGGCCGGTGCCGGCCCCCGCGCTCCGCTCCCAGCACCGCCGGACGGCCGAGATCGAGCTGGGTGACGACGGCTTCGATCGCATCCTGCGGGTGGACACCGCCGGCGAGCCCGTCCGGGCGGGCGTCGCCGCCGCTGGACCCGCGCCACCCCCACGGCCCGGGTTGCGGTTCGGCCTGCAGGTGTCGGCATTCGGTTGGGGCGCGGATCCGCGCGGCTGGCTGCGTGATGTGGCGGTGGCGGCCGAACGGGCCGGCTTCGCCGCGCTGTCGGTCATGGACCACCTGCTGCAGATCCCGCAGGTGGGCCGGGCCTGGGACCCGATCCCCGAGGCGTACGTGACGCTCGGCTACTTGGCCGGGGTGACCGAGCGGATCGAACTCGGGCCGCTGGTGACGCCGGTGACGTTCCGGTCGGCCCCGCTGTTGGCCAAGATGCTGGCCACGCTGGACACCGTGGCCCCGGGCCGGGTGTTCTGCGGGCTCGGCGCCGGCTGGTACGCCCGCGAGCACGCCGCCTACGGCCTGCCCGGGAGCGCGTTCGAGGCGATCGATCTGCCGTCCCCGCGAGCCCGGCTCGACGCCCTGGAAGAGACCATCGGGGTGCTGCGCGCGTTCTGGGGCGCCGGCACCAAGCCGTACGGACCGTTCCCGGAGACCACCTGCTACCCGCGGCCCGGCCCGATCCCGATCCTGGTCGGCGGGGGCGGCGAACGGCACACCCTGCGCATCGCCGCCACCCTGGCCGATGGCTGCAACCTGCCGTCCACCGTCGACCTGGACCGCAAGCTGGCGGTGTTCCGAGCGCACGCCGTCGCCGCCGGCCGCGACCCCGCCGGGCTGCGGATCACCGTGCTCGACGTGCCGATCGTCGGTGCCGACCCCGACGCGGTGGCCCGCCTGGTCGAGCGACACCGCGGCCGGAGCAAGGCCACCGCCTACGCGGCAGCCCACCATGCCGGGACGCCGGACGCGCACGTCGCCCGCTACACGCGCCTGGCCGAGGCGGGCGTGGACACGGTGTTCGTCAGCCTGCCGGATCTGTCCGGGCCGGCCGAGATCGAGCAGTTCGCCCCCGTCATCTCCGCCTTCGGCTGA
- a CDS encoding Lrp/AsnC family transcriptional regulator: protein MTIDRLDAQILELFSAEPRVGVLEAARRIGAARNTVQARLDRMQRSGVIADLAPTVDPAALGFPVTAFVTVEIAQGRGRRDVVDHLSAIPEVIEVHTITGQADLLVQVVSRDNADLQRVIDDVVRDPAVVRASTAIALDTPVRHRTGPLVRSVAGR from the coding sequence GTGACGATCGACCGGCTGGACGCGCAGATCCTGGAGCTGTTCTCGGCCGAGCCGCGGGTCGGGGTCCTGGAGGCGGCCCGCCGGATCGGTGCGGCCCGCAACACCGTGCAGGCCCGGCTCGACCGGATGCAGCGCAGCGGGGTCATCGCCGACCTGGCCCCGACCGTCGATCCGGCCGCGCTCGGCTTCCCGGTGACCGCGTTCGTCACCGTCGAGATCGCGCAGGGCCGCGGCCGGCGCGACGTCGTGGATCACCTGTCCGCCATCCCCGAGGTGATCGAGGTGCACACCATCACCGGCCAGGCGGATCTGCTGGTGCAGGTGGTGTCCCGAGACAATGCCGACCTGCAACGGGTGATCGATGACGTGGTGCGCGATCCCGCCGTGGTCCGCGCGTCGACCGCGATCGCCTTGGACACCCCGGTCCGGCACCGCACCGGGCCGCTGGTGCGCAGCGTGGCCGGCCGATGA
- the hppD gene encoding 4-hydroxyphenylpyruvate dioxygenase — protein sequence MTLSFEDTRRAAPDEPTDEALRDLVGLVDHDVTTDPFPVLGMDAVVFVCGNATQSAQYFQAVWGMDPFAYRGPETGHRGDVAYALKSGSARFVLTGGVAPDSPLLDIHREHGDAVVDLAMEVGDVDRCIEQARRQGARILAEPHDETDEHGTVRSAAIATYGHVRHTLIDRRRYTGPYLPGFRPVTTTAVRPDGAPRRLFQALDHAVGNVELGRMDEWVDFYNRVMGFVNMAEFVGDDIATEYSALMSKVVANGNHRVKFPLNEPAAGKRKSQIDEYLEFHAGPGCQHLALATGDILGTVDALRDRGVRFLDTPDAYYDDPELAARIGPVRVPVAELKKRRILVDRDEDGYLLQIFTKPLGDRPTIFFEIIERHGSLGFGKGNFKALFESIEREQAARGNL from the coding sequence ATGACCCTGTCGTTCGAGGACACCCGGCGCGCAGCACCCGATGAACCCACCGACGAGGCCTTGCGCGACCTGGTCGGCCTGGTCGACCACGACGTGACCACCGACCCGTTCCCGGTGCTCGGCATGGACGCCGTGGTGTTCGTCTGCGGCAACGCCACCCAGTCCGCCCAGTACTTCCAGGCGGTGTGGGGGATGGACCCGTTCGCCTACCGCGGCCCGGAGACCGGCCACCGCGGCGACGTCGCCTACGCGCTCAAATCCGGGTCCGCCCGCTTCGTGCTGACCGGCGGCGTGGCCCCGGACAGCCCGCTGCTGGACATCCACCGTGAGCACGGTGACGCCGTCGTCGACCTGGCCATGGAGGTCGGTGACGTCGACCGGTGCATCGAGCAGGCGCGGCGGCAGGGCGCGCGCATCCTGGCCGAACCGCACGACGAGACCGACGAGCACGGCACCGTCCGCAGCGCCGCCATCGCCACCTACGGCCACGTCCGGCACACGCTGATCGACCGGCGCCGGTACACCGGCCCCTACCTGCCCGGCTTCCGCCCCGTCACGACCACCGCGGTCCGGCCGGACGGCGCCCCGCGGCGGCTGTTCCAGGCCCTGGACCACGCGGTCGGCAACGTCGAACTCGGCCGCATGGACGAATGGGTCGACTTCTACAACCGCGTCATGGGTTTCGTGAACATGGCCGAGTTCGTCGGCGACGACATCGCCACCGAGTACTCGGCGCTGATGAGCAAGGTCGTCGCCAACGGCAACCACCGGGTGAAGTTCCCGCTGAACGAACCGGCGGCCGGCAAGCGCAAGTCGCAGATCGACGAGTACCTGGAGTTCCATGCCGGCCCGGGATGCCAGCACCTGGCGCTGGCCACCGGCGACATCCTGGGCACGGTGGACGCCCTGCGGGATCGGGGCGTGCGGTTCCTGGACACTCCGGACGCCTACTACGACGACCCGGAGCTGGCGGCCCGGATCGGGCCGGTGCGGGTGCCGGTCGCCGAACTCAAGAAGCGCCGGATCCTGGTCGACCGGGACGAGGACGGCTACCTGCTGCAGATCTTCACCAAGCCGCTGGGCGACCGGCCGACGATCTTCTTCGAGATCATCGAGCGGCACGGCTCTCTCGGCTTCGGAAAGGGCAACTTCAAGGCGCTGTTCGAATCGATCGAGCGGGAGCAGGCGGCCCGCGGGAACCTGTGA
- the fahA gene encoding fumarylacetoacetase, whose protein sequence is MASWVPGAAGSGFDDDHLPYGVFDAGAGRRVGVRIGSSVLDLAAVADTPELAGVLAAGSLDPLLAAGPATWAAARSLAHRAVTDPDCRTLVESHLHPLESVRLLLPFTVADYVDFYASQWHATAVGRMFRPDADPLPPNWKHLPIGYHGRAGSVVVSGTPVSRPRGQTRLPGAAPTFGPTQRLDLEAEVAFVVGVGSPLGSPVPAGAFARHVFGVGLLNDWSARDIQAWEYRPLGPMLGKSFATSVGPWITPLAALAAARVAPPPRTHRLLPYLADDAGLPWGLDLALTVEVNGTVVSRPPFAAMYWTGPQLIAHLTSNGARLRTGDLLASGTVSGPAADQAGSLLELSANGTRPVPLGDGTSRTFLADGDVVTITATAPSTGGGRLTLGEVTGAVRPAAG, encoded by the coding sequence GTGGCTTCCTGGGTGCCCGGTGCCGCCGGGTCGGGGTTCGACGACGACCACCTGCCGTACGGGGTGTTCGACGCGGGTGCCGGCCGCCGGGTGGGCGTGCGGATCGGCTCCTCCGTGCTCGACCTGGCCGCGGTGGCCGACACCCCTGAGCTGGCCGGCGTTCTGGCGGCCGGTTCGCTGGATCCGCTGCTGGCCGCCGGCCCGGCGACCTGGGCGGCCGCCCGCTCCCTGGCGCACCGGGCGGTGACCGATCCGGACTGCCGCACCCTCGTCGAGTCCCACCTGCACCCGCTGGAGTCGGTGCGCCTGTTGCTGCCATTCACGGTCGCCGACTACGTCGACTTCTACGCCAGCCAGTGGCACGCGACCGCGGTCGGCCGGATGTTCCGGCCGGACGCGGACCCGTTGCCGCCCAACTGGAAACATCTGCCGATCGGCTACCACGGCCGGGCCGGCAGCGTGGTCGTGTCCGGCACCCCGGTCAGCCGGCCCCGCGGGCAGACCCGGTTGCCCGGCGCGGCGCCGACGTTCGGTCCGACGCAGCGGCTGGACCTGGAGGCGGAGGTCGCGTTCGTCGTCGGGGTCGGCTCGCCGCTGGGCTCCCCGGTGCCGGCCGGCGCGTTCGCCCGGCACGTGTTCGGCGTCGGCCTGCTCAACGACTGGAGCGCCCGCGACATCCAGGCCTGGGAGTACCGCCCGCTCGGGCCGATGCTCGGCAAATCCTTTGCCACTTCGGTCGGCCCCTGGATCACCCCGCTCGCCGCGCTGGCCGCCGCCCGGGTCGCCCCGCCGCCGCGCACCCACCGGCTGCTGCCCTACCTGGCCGACGATGCCGGGCTGCCTTGGGGCCTGGATCTGGCCCTGACCGTCGAGGTGAACGGGACCGTGGTCAGCCGGCCGCCTTTCGCCGCCATGTACTGGACCGGGCCCCAGTTGATCGCGCACCTGACCAGCAACGGCGCGCGCCTGCGCACCGGGGATCTGCTGGCGTCCGGCACCGTGTCCGGGCCCGCCGCCGACCAGGCCGGTTCGCTGCTGGAGCTCTCGGCCAACGGGACCCGGCCGGTGCCGCTGGGCGACGGCACGTCGCGGACCTTCCTGGCCGACGGCGACGTCGTCACGATCACGGCGACCGCCCCGTCGACCGGTGGCGGCCGGTTGACCCTGGGCGAGGTGACCGGGGCTGTGCGGCCGGCCGCGGGCTGA